The following are encoded together in the Tepidiforma bonchosmolovskayae genome:
- a CDS encoding pyridoxamine 5'-phosphate oxidase family protein, with amino-acid sequence MPSRRAEIALTPEEQQQFLQQGWTLQVASIGPKGYPHLVAMWYVVIDGLIHFTTFAKSQKVLNLRRNPKITVMLESGKLYHELKGLVIEGDAEIIEDTPFTARVMALVGEKYNGIPAPMETPEAALKVASKRVTVRVKPVDTYSWDHAKLGGRY; translated from the coding sequence ATGCCAAGCCGACGCGCCGAAATTGCCCTCACCCCCGAAGAGCAGCAGCAGTTCCTCCAGCAGGGCTGGACCCTCCAGGTCGCCTCCATCGGGCCGAAGGGCTACCCCCACCTCGTCGCCATGTGGTACGTCGTCATCGACGGCCTCATCCACTTCACCACCTTCGCCAAGAGCCAGAAGGTCCTGAACCTCCGCCGCAATCCGAAAATCACCGTCATGCTCGAATCCGGCAAGCTCTACCACGAGCTCAAAGGCCTCGTCATCGAAGGCGACGCCGAAATCATCGAAGACACCCCCTTCACCGCCCGCGTCATGGCCCTCGTCGGCGAAAAGTACAACGGCATCCCCGCGCCGATGGAAACCCCCGAGGCCGCCCTCAAGGTCGCATCCAAGCGCGTCACGGTGCGCGTGAAGCCGGTCGATACCTACTCCTGGGACCACGCCAAGCTCGGCGGCCGCTACTGA
- a CDS encoding polyphosphate kinase 2 family protein: protein MSNGTRQPIVYPPHTKVDLRKFDPAATNGMTREEAEAEIVGLRLRLNELQNVLYADARYGLLVVLQGIDAAGKDSTINSVFEQVGPIGCSVVSFKAPTPEELAHDYLWRYHKVMPERGHITIFNRSYYEAVLVERVKEIVPKTTWEQRYEDINRLEEYLLRNGTVVMKFFLAISKEEQRERLQERIDNPKKQWKFRLQDLEERKYWDAYLEAFEDMLERCNTKHAPWHVVPANRKWYRDVVVARALVEKLESLGLRYPPADPAVLGLKVE, encoded by the coding sequence ATGAGCAACGGAACCCGCCAGCCCATCGTCTATCCGCCCCACACGAAGGTTGACCTGCGGAAGTTCGACCCGGCAGCGACGAACGGGATGACCAGGGAGGAGGCTGAGGCGGAGATCGTCGGCCTGCGGCTGCGGCTGAACGAACTGCAGAACGTGCTGTATGCGGATGCACGGTATGGGCTGCTGGTGGTGCTCCAGGGGATTGATGCAGCGGGGAAGGACAGCACGATCAATTCGGTATTTGAGCAGGTCGGGCCGATCGGCTGTTCGGTGGTGAGCTTCAAGGCGCCGACACCGGAAGAGCTGGCGCACGACTACCTCTGGCGTTACCACAAGGTGATGCCGGAGCGCGGGCACATCACGATTTTCAACAGGTCGTACTACGAGGCGGTGCTGGTGGAGCGGGTGAAGGAGATCGTTCCGAAGACAACCTGGGAGCAGCGGTACGAAGACATCAACCGGCTGGAGGAGTACCTGCTTCGGAACGGTACGGTGGTGATGAAGTTCTTCCTGGCGATTTCGAAGGAGGAGCAGCGGGAGCGGCTGCAGGAGCGGATCGACAACCCGAAGAAGCAGTGGAAGTTCCGGCTGCAGGACCTGGAGGAGCGGAAGTACTGGGACGCGTACCTTGAGGCGTTCGAGGACATGCTGGAGCGGTGCAATACGAAGCACGCGCCGTGGCATGTGGTGCCGGCGAACCGGAAGTGGTACCGGGACGTCGTGGTCGCGCGGGCGCTGGTGGAGAAGCTGGAGTCGCTCGGGCTGCGGTATCCGCCGGCGGACCCGGCGGTGCTGGGCCTGAAGGTGGAGTAG
- the thrC gene encoding threonine synthase, with protein MTAATIRPRGVLYRWADVLPLTDRTPRISLGEGETPLVRAASLAAECGLDELWFKLEACNPTGSFKDRGMVVAVAKALESGARAIMCASTGNTSASAAAYAAHTGIDCYVLVPGGKVAAGKMAQAFAYGARIIEIDGNFDDALRAARELTARHPIALVNSVNPHRIEGQKTAAYEICDALGDAPDVLAIPVGNAGNITACWKGFRECAERGLAARHPRMLGFQAAGAAPLVSGQPVPNPQTIATAIRIGNPASWKTAIAARDESEGLIEAVTDDDILEAYRLLARREGLFVEPASAASVAGLLKLGRSGRLRGGRAVAILTGHGLKDPDTAVAHCTPDITRAPATIEGIEAALGW; from the coding sequence GTGACCGCAGCCACCATCCGCCCCCGCGGCGTCCTCTACCGCTGGGCCGACGTCCTGCCCCTCACCGACCGCACCCCCCGCATCTCTCTCGGCGAAGGCGAAACCCCCCTCGTCCGCGCAGCCAGCCTCGCCGCCGAATGCGGCCTCGATGAGCTCTGGTTCAAGCTTGAAGCCTGCAACCCCACCGGCTCCTTCAAAGACCGCGGCATGGTCGTCGCCGTCGCCAAAGCCCTCGAATCCGGCGCCCGCGCCATCATGTGCGCCTCCACCGGCAACACCAGCGCCAGCGCCGCCGCTTACGCCGCCCACACCGGCATCGACTGCTACGTCCTCGTCCCGGGGGGCAAGGTCGCAGCCGGCAAAATGGCCCAGGCCTTCGCCTACGGCGCCCGCATCATCGAAATCGACGGCAACTTCGACGACGCCCTCCGCGCCGCCCGCGAACTCACCGCCCGCCACCCCATCGCCCTCGTCAACTCCGTCAACCCCCACCGCATCGAAGGCCAGAAGACCGCCGCCTACGAAATCTGCGATGCCCTCGGCGATGCCCCCGACGTCCTCGCCATCCCCGTCGGCAACGCCGGCAACATCACCGCCTGCTGGAAAGGCTTCCGCGAGTGCGCGGAGCGCGGCCTCGCCGCCCGCCACCCCCGCATGCTCGGCTTCCAGGCCGCCGGCGCCGCCCCGCTCGTTTCCGGCCAGCCCGTACCCAACCCCCAGACCATCGCCACCGCCATCCGCATCGGCAACCCGGCCAGCTGGAAAACCGCCATCGCCGCCCGCGACGAATCCGAAGGCCTCATCGAAGCCGTCACCGACGACGACATCCTCGAGGCCTACCGCCTCCTTGCCCGCCGCGAAGGCCTCTTCGTCGAACCGGCCAGCGCCGCCTCCGTCGCCGGCCTCCTCAAGCTCGGCCGCAGCGGCAGGCTCCGCGGCGGACGGGCCGTCGCCATCCTCACCGGCCACGGCCTCAAAGACCCCGACACCGCGGTCGCCCACTGCACGCCCGACATCACCCGGGCCCCCGCCACCATCGAGGGGATCGAAGCCGCCCTCGGCTGGTAG
- a CDS encoding coiled-coil domain-containing protein, translated as MPGEPQAQAITELLTWLEGQLRAAREEQARTVAYLDQLRRQVHDLSEQLDAAERAIRDMEPRFLPFRGLPEKLNAIDQAMEDLRQAVSTVRAEAEHQSRLLRAESEYDRQERSEAIRRIDTATHQLGLVLADVAQVQQQTSQVAQQLQTLLERQREVEQQVQQFGLRLERTIEVNRDLEERVKQVVLGDLDDRFEVVFERLQVVGEMVRRNEELISAVAHERDYRQELIDEIALWREEHHRIDNRLNQLEALTDRLVGTVDKLQGEITLLEGRHSGLGERVATMRRDIAEVVDHVREEFAKFNAMYEKQRRKQIQVLEQELREMKFHAFRPPEEP; from the coding sequence ATGCCCGGCGAACCCCAGGCCCAGGCCATCACCGAACTCCTCACCTGGCTCGAGGGCCAGCTCCGCGCCGCGCGTGAAGAACAGGCCCGCACCGTCGCCTACCTCGACCAGCTCCGCCGCCAGGTCCACGACCTCTCCGAACAGCTCGACGCCGCCGAGCGCGCCATCCGCGACATGGAGCCGCGCTTCCTCCCCTTCCGTGGCCTCCCCGAAAAGCTCAACGCCATCGACCAGGCCATGGAAGACCTCCGCCAGGCCGTCAGCACCGTCCGCGCCGAAGCCGAGCATCAGTCCCGCCTTCTCCGCGCCGAATCCGAGTACGACCGCCAGGAGCGCAGCGAGGCCATCCGCCGGATCGATACCGCCACCCACCAGCTCGGCCTCGTCCTCGCCGATGTCGCCCAGGTCCAGCAGCAAACCTCCCAGGTCGCCCAGCAGCTCCAGACCCTCCTCGAACGCCAGCGCGAGGTCGAGCAGCAGGTCCAGCAGTTCGGCCTCCGCCTCGAACGCACCATCGAGGTCAACCGCGACCTCGAAGAGCGCGTCAAGCAGGTCGTGCTCGGCGACCTCGATGACCGCTTCGAGGTCGTCTTCGAGCGCCTCCAGGTCGTCGGCGAAATGGTCCGCCGCAACGAAGAGCTCATCTCCGCCGTCGCCCACGAGCGCGACTACCGCCAGGAGCTCATCGACGAAATCGCCCTCTGGCGCGAAGAGCACCACCGCATCGACAATCGCCTCAACCAGCTCGAGGCGCTCACCGACCGGCTCGTCGGCACCGTCGATAAGCTCCAGGGCGAAATTACCCTCCTGGAAGGCCGCCACTCCGGCCTCGGCGAACGGGTCGCCACCATGCGCCGCGATATCGCAGAGGTCGTCGACCACGTCCGCGAAGAGTTCGCCAAGTTCAACGCCATGTACGAAAAACAGCGCCGCAAGCAGATCCAGGTGCTCGAACAGGAGCTCCGGGAGATGAAATTCCACGCCTTCCGCCCCCCGGAGGAACCGTGA